In Acidimicrobiales bacterium, the DNA window CGGTGCCGAGGCCGACCGTGGCCCCGAACAGCGAGAACGCCCGCGGCCGTTCGGCCGGCGGGAAGCTGACGGTCAGCATGGCCAGCACCTGGGGCACCATCGCCGCGGCACCGAGACCCTGAGCGAGACGTCCGACGATGAGGGCGCCGCCGGTCGGCGCCACGCCGCAGAGGAACGAGGCCACGGCGAACAGACCCAGTCCGACAACGAACATCCGCCGGCGGCCGACGAGGTCCCCGAGCCGGGCCCCGGTGACCAGCCCGGCGGCATAGGTGAACGAATAGGCGGCCACGATGAGCTCCAGCGTCGCCGAGGAGGCGTGCAGGTCGTGCTGGACGCTCGGTGCGGCGACATTCACGACGAACACGTCGAACAGGGACATGAACGTGGCCGACAGCACGATCGGCAGGGAGCGCCAGCGACGAGGGTCGTAGGTCGGCTCCGCCCCGGCCTCGGCCCCATCGGTCTGCGCCTGGTCCGCCGGTGCCGGCTGACGCGCTGTCATCGTCATCGAGAACCCGCCCTCTCGTCAGATAGTTCGACGAACGTAGAACGTTGCAACTCCGGTACCATCTGGGGTATTCCGGCCGAGGGGCCGGTTGGAGCACGGAACGAGAGATTGAACACTCGAGGGGGTGGCGGCGATGCGTGAGCTGCCGGGGCCGGCGGTCGAGGACATCGACCTGGCGTCAGTGATGCACGCCCTGGCCGACCCGTCGCGTCTGCGAACGGTGAGCGCCCTGGCCGAGACCAGCGACCTCTGTTGCGCCGATCTCGGCGAGCTCGCCGGCTCACAGGGGCTGGCGAAGTCGACCCGCTCGCACCATCTTCGGGTGCTGCGTGAGGCGGGTGTGATCAGGACGCGCTACGACGGCCAGCGCAAGCTGGTGGCGCTGCGCCGTGAGGACCTCGACGCCCGCTTCCCCGGTCTGCTCGATGCGGTGCTCATCGGGGCCAGGTCCGAGATCGCCGCCGCGGCCACCGTCGACGGGTAGCAGCGACGACCGGGCCCGCCGGAGCGGGCGGCCCGGTCAGCCGCTCTGCGGGGTGGCAGGGGAGTTCGTGAGCGTCGCCGAGGCGGACTGACGGGCCCCGTTCCGTGTCCACGTCACCTGGACGTGGTCGCCTGGATGGTGCGAGCCGACGGCCGAGGCCAGGTCGCTGGCCGCGGCGACCGGCTTGTTGTCGAAGGCCACGATGACGTCACCAGCCTGGAGCCCGATCTTGCTCGCCGGCGAGCTCGGCACGACCTGCTCGACGAGGGCACCAGGGCCGCCGGGCGCGCCGGGCGTCGCGCCCGACGCGTTGGCGACGCCGACCCCGAGGAAAGCGCCGTTCGGAGCCGTCGCGCCCCCGTTGGTGACGCCCTGTCCGGGCTTGAGCTGCGAGATCTTCGTCTTCGCCTGGTTGATCGGGATGGCGAAGCCGATGTTCTGGGCCGGCTCCTGGGCGCTGCCGGTCAGGACCGCCGTGTTCATCCCCACCACCTGGCCGGCGGAGTTGACGAGGGGGCCACCGGAGTTCCCGGGGCTGATGGCGGCGTCGGTCTGGAGCAGACCCGAGAGGCTCTCTCCGCCGGAGTTGAGTGTCCGGTTCAGCGCAGAGATGATGCCCTCGGTGACCGTCGGCTGGTTCCCGAGGTCCAAGGCGTTGCCGATGGCGAGAACGCTGTCGCCGACCTGCACGCCTCCCGAGTCACCGAGGGTGACGGTGGGGAGGCCGTTGACGCCCTGGATCTGCACCAGGGCCACGTCCGCGCTGGGGTCCGCTGAGGTCACGGTGGCGGGGTGGGTCTGGCTCTGACCGGCGAACGTCACGCTCACGCTGCTGGCCCCCGATACCACGTGGGCATTGGTCAACACCTGGCCGTTGCTGCTGATCACCATCCCAGTCCCGGCGCCCGAGCCGGACAGGCGACCCCCGCCGCCCTGGGTGTTGATGTTGACGACGGCTGGCTCCACCCGGGCGAGGATGCTCTGGACGTCGCCAGGCTTTGGAAGCGCGCTCGTGTTCGAGGTGAACTTCGGTGTGATGATGGTGCTCGACGAGCTGGAGGGCTTCTCGACCAGGGCGCCGACCACCCCGCCGACGAGGCCGGCGATGAGAATGGCGACGAGACCGGCGACGATCCAGAGCCGACCGGGTCCGCCGCCGCTGCTGCTCGGGCGGTCGGCCGGCGCTTGGGTGGCGGTGGGGTTCTCGGGCGGGGGTGGCCCCGGGGGGTCGAGCGCCCACGGCGCGGCGACGGGCCGCATGTAGGGATCGGTCTGGGGGCCGGGCGGGGGGGAGCCTTGTTGGGGCGCGCGCTGCTCAGGTGAGGGCTGTGGGGCCTCCGGCTGCTGGGCGGCCGGCGACCAGGGCGAGATCTCGGAGCCAGCTTGCTGCTCTTGTTGTGGATGATCGGACTCCGGCGACGGGCTCTCGTTGCCGTCGTCGGGTCCGCCAGCCTGCCCTTCGGTCATTGCCTCTCCCTTCGGCGTCCCTGCTGCATCGTGGACCCAACCGGTCATCGTGGTCGGCGATGCTGTGCGGGGCCTGAGAAGAGCCTAGGAGCCCCCGAAGAACTGCCGATCGCGGGCCGGATCCGGCCCCGCCCGGCCGTCGGAGCCGCCGAGCAACAGAGCAGAGCCGCCAGCGACAGCGCGTACCCCTTAGCATGAGCGGCTCATGTCCTTCGTGTTGATCGACAAGCCCCGGCCACACGTCTCCCGCGTCACCTTGAACCGGCCTGAGCGGATGAACGCCATGGCATTCGACGTCATGATCCCGCTGCGGCAGGCCCTCGACGAGGTGAGCCTCGACAACGACACCCGCGTGGTCGTCGTCACCGGGGCGGGTGACGCCTTCTGCTCAGGGGCTGATCTCGAGGACTCGGGCGTGGTCCCGGACATCGCGGGACTGACGACGCCTGGGATCGCATGGCGAGCCATGGAGCTGCTCCACGATGTGATCCTCGCCATCCGTCGGATGCACCAGCCGGTCATCGGGGCGATCAATGGCCCCGCCATAGGCGGGGGATTCTGTCTCGCGGTCGCGACCGACATCCGCATCGCGTCGGAGCGGGCGTTCTTTCGGGCGGCGGGGATCAACAACGGCCTGACGTCGAGCGAGCTCGGGATCAGCTACCTCCTGCCCAGGGCCGTCGGTTCGTCGCGCGCCTTCGAGATACTGCTCTCGGGACGGGACGTCGATGCCCAGGAGGCCGATCGCATCGGCCTGGTGTCGAGGACGGTGCCGGCTCTGGAGATGCTCGACGCGTGCTACGAGCTCGCCGAGCGGATCGTCGGCTTCAGCCGGGTAGGCGTGGAAGGCACCAAGCGTCTCCTGTGGGCAAGCCTCGACGCCGGCAGCCTCCACGCCCACATGGACCACGAGGGCCACGCCCAGCTCTACGTGCGCCTCACCACGCAGAATTTCGAGGAGGCGGTGCGGGCCCGCAAGCAACAGCGGCCCCCGGTGTATCGCGACTGAGCGACTACTTCGTTTCGGCTACATCAGGCGTTCGCGGTCCCTGGTGCATAGCGTTGCACCAGCTGACGAATCGCCAGGACAGCCAAGGCGACGAGCACCTCGACGGCGATGCGGCTGAGGATCGCTTCCACGGACGGACCTCCCGCGTTGATGGAACGTCATCCGTACGTCGAGGGTAGGCAGCAACGTTGTCCAAGGGGGGGATCTTCGACCGCACTCGCCTGAACGTGAGGTGAACTTTCGGAGCTGGCCCGCCAGCGCAGGCGGTCAGCCGCGTTCGCCGAGCAGCTCCGGGTGGTCGGTGAGCCAGCGCCGCAGCTCGGCCTTGAGCACCTTCCCGCTGGCGTTCTTCGGAAGGTTGTCGACGAGGATGACGTGTCGCGGCGTCTTGAAACCGGCCAGTCGTGACCTCGCCAGCGCGACCACATCGGAGACCGGGTCGGCCGCGCTGGGCTGCGGTACGACGAGGGCGCAGACGTTCTCGCCCCAATGCGGGTCCGGCACGCCGATCACGGCCACCTCCCGCACGGCGGGGTGCGAGTGGAGGACGTCCTCCACCTCTCTCGACGCCACGTTCTCCCCGCCCGTGACGATGACGTCCTTCTTGCGGTCGACGACGTACAGCCACCCGGCCCCGTCCCGGCGCCCGACGTCACCGGTGTGGAGCCAGCCATCGCGAAGGGCGTCGGTCGTCGCCTGCTCGTCGTCCCAGTAGCGGGCCATGACCTGTTTGCCACGGACGAGGATCTCGCCGACCGCGCCCACCGGCACGTCGCGATCCTCATCGTCGACCAGTCGCAGGGCGACGCCCGGACCGGGGCGGCCGGCCGCGGCGAGGAGACGGTGGTCACCGGCAAGGCCGCGGTGGTGGGTCTCGGGGTCGAGGAAGACGGCGTTGCCGGAGAGCTCGGTCATCCCGTAGCCCTGGGCGAGCTCCACGCCCAGCTGGCTGTCGGCCCGGGCGAGCAGCGTCGGCGGCATCGGAGCCGCGCCATACGCAACCGATCGAAGCGTGGGCATCGAGCCACCGCACCGGTCGAGGTGGTCGAGGAGGGCGTCGAGCATGGTGGCGGCCAGCGAGGTCGCGGTCGCTCCATGCTGGGTGGCTGCGTCGACGAAGTCCGCAGGGTCGAAGCGGGGGAGCAGCACGACGTGCCGGCCGTGGCGGTGGTGGTTGAGGACGTTGTACCCGG includes these proteins:
- a CDS encoding metalloregulator ArsR/SmtB family transcription factor: MRELPGPAVEDIDLASVMHALADPSRLRTVSALAETSDLCCADLGELAGSQGLAKSTRSHHLRVLREAGVIRTRYDGQRKLVALRREDLDARFPGLLDAVLIGARSEIAAAATVDG
- a CDS encoding trypsin-like peptidase domain-containing protein, which codes for MTEGQAGGPDDGNESPSPESDHPQQEQQAGSEISPWSPAAQQPEAPQPSPEQRAPQQGSPPPGPQTDPYMRPVAAPWALDPPGPPPPENPTATQAPADRPSSSGGGPGRLWIVAGLVAILIAGLVGGVVGALVEKPSSSSSTIITPKFTSNTSALPKPGDVQSILARVEPAVVNINTQGGGGRLSGSGAGTGMVISSNGQVLTNAHVVSGASSVSVTFAGQSQTHPATVTSADPSADVALVQIQGVNGLPTVTLGDSGGVQVGDSVLAIGNALDLGNQPTVTEGIISALNRTLNSGGESLSGLLQTDAAISPGNSGGPLVNSAGQVVGMNTAVLTGSAQEPAQNIGFAIPINQAKTKISQLKPGQGVTNGGATAPNGAFLGVGVANASGATPGAPGGPGALVEQVVPSSPASKIGLQAGDVIVAFDNKPVAAASDLASAVGSHHPGDHVQVTWTRNGARQSASATLTNSPATPQSG
- a CDS encoding enoyl-CoA hydratase is translated as MSFVLIDKPRPHVSRVTLNRPERMNAMAFDVMIPLRQALDEVSLDNDTRVVVVTGAGDAFCSGADLEDSGVVPDIAGLTTPGIAWRAMELLHDVILAIRRMHQPVIGAINGPAIGGGFCLAVATDIRIASERAFFRAAGINNGLTSSELGISYLLPRAVGSSRAFEILLSGRDVDAQEADRIGLVSRTVPALEMLDACYELAERIVGFSRVGVEGTKRLLWASLDAGSLHAHMDHEGHAQLYVRLTTQNFEEAVRARKQQRPPVYRD
- a CDS encoding AMP-binding protein, which codes for PLRPWADRPGTAVLLHDLVDRSATDDPDAAAVTVGATTTTFGALSARVARVSAVVEALTDPGDRVAVIGENSRAWVECYYAVPRAGRVLVFLNHRLAPPELQEIVARSGATLLIGATGPPEQLLPGAGTIPSIRTILDLDRYEALVQRATPAAPVATRADDPAWIIYTSGTTGSPKGATLTHASLLAAVEVTAACRPVAADEVYLFPFPLCHVAGYNVLNHHRHGRHVVLLPRFDPADFVDAATQHGATATSLAATMLDALLDHLDRCGGSMPTLRSVAYGAAPMPPTLLARADSQLGVELAQGYGMTELSGNAVFLDPETHHRGLAGDHRLLAAAGRPGPGVALRLVDDEDRDVPVGAVGEILVRGKQVMARYWDDEQATTDALRDGWLHTGDVGRRDGAGWLYVVDRKKDVIVTGGENVASREVEDVLHSHPAVREVAVIGVPDPHWGENVCALVVPQPSAADPVSDVVALARSRLAGFKTPRHVILVDNLPKNASGKVLKAELRRWLTDHPELLGERG